One stretch of Streptomyces agglomeratus DNA includes these proteins:
- a CDS encoding VOC family protein — protein MPHIALVTLVVRDYDDAIAFYTGPLGFELAEDTDRGDGSRWVVVRPPGSAAGTGLLLARAKDDAQLARVGGQTGGRVGFFLHTEDFARDHARMTAAGVRFLEEPRHEPYGSVVVFEDLYGNRWDLLQPA, from the coding sequence ATGCCGCACATCGCCCTCGTCACGCTCGTCGTCCGCGACTACGACGACGCCATCGCCTTCTACACCGGTCCCCTGGGCTTCGAACTGGCCGAGGACACCGACCGGGGCGACGGCTCCCGCTGGGTCGTCGTCCGCCCGCCCGGTTCCGCCGCCGGCACGGGGCTGCTGCTGGCCCGCGCGAAGGACGACGCCCAGCTCGCGCGGGTGGGCGGGCAGACGGGCGGGCGGGTCGGTTTCTTCCTGCACACCGAGGACTTCGCGCGTGACCACGCCCGGATGACGGCGGCGGGCGTGCGCTTCCTGGAGGAGCCGCGCCATGAACCGTACGGTTCGGTCGTCGTCTTCGAGGACCTGTACGGCAACCGCTGGGACCTTCTCCAGCCCGCGTGA